The following DNA comes from Tunturibacter psychrotolerans.
TTGTTGTCACCCTGCTAACGGTATCGCTGACCCGTCTTGGCAAGGTGAAGACCAAGGCCGATTATCTTGTGGCCGGCCGCTCGCTGCCCGCCTTTGTTCTGGTCTTCACGTTGCTGTCGAGTTGGATTGGCTCGGGGTCGCTGCTTGGCGGCGCAGAGAATGCGTACAGGCACGGCTTTGCGGCGCTATGGCAGGGCGGCGGCGGCTGGGCCGGACTCCTGCTGATCTATTTCATTGCGCCACGGGCGAGAAAGTTCGCGCAGTTCACTATTCCGGATCTGTTGGAGGTTCGTTATAACCAGGCTGCCCGCATCCTTGGTGTCATCGCGATTCTCTTCTGCTATACCGCTGTGACGAGCTACCAATTTGTTGGTGGCGGCGATATTCTCCACCTGATCTTTCCGGACGTTATTACCCCTGACTTCGGCAAATATATTATTGCGGCGTTTGTCATTGTCTTTACCGCCATCGCCGGGATGGCCTCCGTCGCCTATATGGATGTGGCGATTGGACTGCTCGCTACTTTCACGATGATTATCGCTTTGCCAATTCTTACTCACCATGCGGGAGGGTGGTCTGCGATTCATGCGAGCCTTCCTGCTACCCACTTTGAGGTCTTCGGTGACTTGTCGCACATTCGATGTCTGGAGCTCTTTCTTCCGACCTGCTTGTTGCTGCTTGGGAATCAGTCGATGTATCAGAAGTTTTTCTCGGCGAAGTCCGAAAAGGACGCCACGCGCGCGGTGGTTGGATGGATCATCGGCACGGTTATTCTCGAGACCGTTATTGTGGCGCTCGCGGTCACGGGGTCGAGTCTGTTTCCTAGTGGAGAGGTCGAAGCACGTCCTCGCGAGATTCTTGCTTACCTTGGGTTGCACGGTTTTTCTGGTTCGGGCCCGCTTCGTCTGTTGGGCGCGCTGCTGATGGGCGCTATCTTCGCGAAGATTATTTCAACGGCGAACAACTGGCTGTTCTCTCCATCGACCAATCTTGTCAACGACATCTACCTCCGCTATATCAATCCGGAGGCGTCCAATAAGAAGACCCTTGCCGTCTCTCGTCTTATGGTCGTTCTGCTTGGGCTGTGGGCGCTCTATCAGTCGCTCCATATCGAATCAGTGTTGAAGAAGTCGCTTTACGCTTACACGATTTACGGTGCTGCCTTGACGCCAGTTATCCTTGCCACGTTTTACTGGAGGCGCGCGACGGCCGCGGGGGCTGTGGCCAGCATTGCGGTCGGCACCTTCGTGACGGTCTTCTGGGATACGGGATTGGTCCACTCCCATCTTCCGGCGATCATCGGCGAACGCGACGCTATTCTTCCGGCGCTGCTGGCGTCGTTGCTGTGTCTGGTGATTGTCAGCCTGTTGACCACCCCGCCCACGGAGAAGCAGCTCAAGCCATTTTCCGAAGCTTGATAAGGCTACCTTTTGTGCCTTATTAACGGTAGTGTTCCATACTGAACTACTTACTCCCAGCTGACGCGCAATTCTTTGGACTGATAGCGGCGACAAAGTCGCATGAAAGATAGATGAACTACCGACTGACTCCTGACCTGGCCGCAATGGCAACGCTTCTCACGATCCTGTACTTTCTGCGCAAACGCCATCCGCAGGAGAGGGTCGATCTTTGGATCAGTGGCCTGCTGTTCATCTTTCTTGAGGCCATTGCTCACGCCTTTTATTCGCCTAAGGGGCCATGGCACGTTAGTTCGCACGTCGTGGCGCTGGATGCGTACCTTGCAGCTGGAGGTATCTTTCTGTGGGCTGCCTCAAAGGCTCTCTTTCCGCGCAAACAGACGCTTTATTATCTGTTCCTGAATGCTCTACCCCTCTTTGCTGTTCTTACGACGTATGGCCTTGATGTCCGGACGGCGGCGATCTACCGGGTCTTCATTGTCTGCGGTCTTCTGGTCGGAGCAGTCAGCCCGTTTTTGCTTGCCCGCACCTGGAAGTTGGGGGGTGCCTGGTGGATTGTTGCG
Coding sequences within:
- a CDS encoding sodium:solute symporter family protein, whose amino-acid sequence is MNLYAIVLSAIVVTLLTVSLTRLGKVKTKADYLVAGRSLPAFVLVFTLLSSWIGSGSLLGGAENAYRHGFAALWQGGGGWAGLLLIYFIAPRARKFAQFTIPDLLEVRYNQAARILGVIAILFCYTAVTSYQFVGGGDILHLIFPDVITPDFGKYIIAAFVIVFTAIAGMASVAYMDVAIGLLATFTMIIALPILTHHAGGWSAIHASLPATHFEVFGDLSHIRCLELFLPTCLLLLGNQSMYQKFFSAKSEKDATRAVVGWIIGTVILETVIVALAVTGSSLFPSGEVEARPREILAYLGLHGFSGSGPLRLLGALLMGAIFAKIISTANNWLFSPSTNLVNDIYLRYINPEASNKKTLAVSRLMVVLLGLWALYQSLHIESVLKKSLYAYTIYGAALTPVILATFYWRRATAAGAVASIAVGTFVTVFWDTGLVHSHLPAIIGERDAILPALLASLLCLVIVSLLTTPPTEKQLKPFSEA